A stretch of Methanococcus voltae PS DNA encodes these proteins:
- a CDS encoding 4Fe-4S binding protein has product MIVTNLDKCISEQEKGCNKKCMELCPTNAIKMIGGTAISCITCGKCAEVCPTNAILENEYGGYYVDRKKCVGCAICEKNCPIGIIKMVDEKESFSKTSKINDDRKSNILEHKSAVSSEKYPMGICVMCGLCTKACDHARIYFNPKELRTSKNEMLAKRYATIYRVLNANLNTNLKPNLKEVNTNVNNKINGKVNNKNELNKESSKLKDEQRYSIIINSEKCINCNRCIYECPTNAIELFEYLINNECINSNSMLINPLNKLNSKSEMVLSKKICTECNLCEEVCPTTPKSIYKGRIGEGCILCTSCIQNCPNNVLDIENFKIVNKGKSEEYSKNIENSNPEACNNNNNNNNNNKNTDYQTKIYCINCGACVDVCPNNALLYKDGRILYNKNNCTLCMECVKSCPQGIRRVINKDSKDLKSKLVGNCVLCEKCIQKCPEDAVEIVKREIPFEVIDESCIGCGTCAEICPNDSLTILINNLSLEDNTASDFKVLFDESCISCQKCGMYCPRDVLPNITGIKKTMDKEYSYIHTEYDYCVSCGLCNKICPNDCIDYGAIDLDKCELCSACANICPTNAIKTFRTWK; this is encoded by the coding sequence ATGATTGTAACTAATTTGGATAAATGTATTTCTGAACAAGAAAAAGGCTGTAACAAAAAATGTATGGAGCTTTGTCCAACCAACGCAATAAAAATGATTGGTGGAACTGCAATATCTTGTATAACTTGTGGAAAATGTGCAGAAGTCTGTCCAACCAACGCAATTTTGGAAAATGAATACGGTGGATACTACGTAGATAGAAAAAAATGCGTAGGCTGTGCCATATGTGAAAAAAACTGCCCTATTGGAATTATTAAAATGGTTGACGAAAAAGAAAGTTTTTCTAAAACCTCTAAAATTAATGATGATAGAAAAAGTAATATCTTAGAACATAAGTCTGCAGTATCTAGTGAAAAATATCCGATGGGTATATGTGTAATGTGCGGTTTATGCACCAAAGCTTGCGACCATGCTAGAATTTACTTTAATCCAAAGGAATTAAGGACTTCAAAAAATGAAATGTTGGCAAAAAGATATGCAACTATCTATAGGGTATTGAATGCTAATCTAAATACAAATTTAAAGCCAAATTTAAAAGAAGTTAATACTAATGTTAATAATAAAATTAATGGTAAAGTCAATAATAAAAATGAGTTAAATAAAGAATCTTCAAAATTAAAGGACGAACAACGGTATTCTATAATTATAAATTCGGAAAAATGTATAAATTGCAATAGATGTATTTATGAATGTCCAACGAACGCAATAGAGCTATTTGAATATTTAATTAATAATGAATGTATTAATTCTAATTCAATGCTTATTAATCCCCTTAATAAATTAAATTCAAAATCTGAAATGGTATTATCTAAAAAAATATGTACAGAATGTAATTTATGTGAAGAAGTATGCCCTACCACTCCTAAATCCATATATAAAGGTAGAATTGGGGAAGGATGTATCTTGTGTACAAGTTGCATACAAAACTGTCCAAATAATGTTTTAGATATTGAAAACTTTAAGATAGTTAATAAGGGAAAATCGGAAGAATATTCGAAAAATATTGAAAATAGTAATCCCGAAGCTTGTAATAACAATAATAACAATAATAACAATAATAAAAATACGGACTATCAAACTAAGATATATTGCATAAATTGTGGAGCATGTGTGGACGTATGCCCAAATAACGCTTTATTGTATAAAGATGGTAGAATACTATATAATAAAAATAACTGCACATTATGTATGGAATGCGTTAAATCCTGCCCTCAAGGTATTAGACGAGTAATTAATAAAGATTCTAAAGATTTAAAATCAAAGCTAGTAGGAAATTGCGTTTTGTGTGAAAAATGTATACAAAAGTGTCCTGAAGATGCAGTAGAAATTGTAAAAAGAGAAATACCTTTTGAAGTAATCGACGAATCTTGTATAGGTTGTGGTACTTGTGCAGAAATCTGTCCAAATGATTCGCTAACCATTTTGATAAATAATCTATCTTTAGAAGACAATACTGCATCAGATTTTAAAGTTTTATTCGATGAATCCTGTATTTCTTGCCAAAAATGTGGAATGTACTGTCCAAGAGACGTTTTACCAAATATTACTGGCATAAAAAAGACCATGGACAAAGAATACTCGTATATACATACTGAATACGATTATTGCGTAAGTTGTGGATTATGTAATAAAATATGTCCAAATGATTGCATTGATTACGGAGCAATTGATTTGGATAAATGTGAATTATGCTCTGCTTGTGCAAATATATGCCCAACCAATGCAATAAAGACGTTTAGAACTTGGAAATAG
- a CDS encoding cation:proton antiporter subunit C: MELQMASFITAGLLIVIGIYGMFFVDNVIKKIMALSAIGGGVNLILIAIGYTKGIVPIKTLEVSMPVFSTTSAYPLPQALVLTNIVIEASMLAIMLGIAIVLFKKYGTLKSSILLKKTD, encoded by the coding sequence GTGGAATTACAGATGGCTTCATTTATTACAGCAGGTCTTTTAATTGTTATAGGAATTTACGGAATGTTTTTCGTCGACAATGTGATTAAAAAAATAATGGCACTTTCGGCAATTGGCGGGGGCGTAAATTTAATTTTAATTGCAATCGGTTATACTAAAGGAATAGTTCCTATAAAGACTTTGGAAGTTTCTATGCCCGTATTTTCGACTACAAGTGCATATCCTTTGCCACAAGCTTTAGTCCTTACTAATATCGTGATTGAAGCATCTATGTTAGCAATAATGCTTGGAATTGCAATAGTTTTGTTCAAGAAATACGGTACTTTAAAATCATCTATACTTTTAAAAAAGACAGATTAA
- a CDS encoding rubredoxin, producing the protein MAIWDCTICEYFYNEDKEEIPFEELPEKWYCPICGVSKKLFEKRE; encoded by the coding sequence ATGGCTATCTGGGATTGTACTATTTGCGAATACTTCTACAATGAAGATAAAGAAGAAATTCCTTTTGAAGAACTACCTGAAAAATGGTATTGTCCGATTTGCGGAGTTTCAAAAAAGTTATTCGAAAAAAGAGAATAA
- a CDS encoding RNA-binding domain-containing protein yields the protein MINSIKISTISNATEDEEKILDAISYFIPDVIDEEDIDMEVIETEGCFGNPINIYSAKLKNKKAKITYDYIINMLKQNEKNVENLKNDVDLRIEKNALYLRFDKQKAYLNECILSDGDDTVRVLIKFKLFKPSGKEEEVKRIILERLDSKSVF from the coding sequence ATGATTAACAGTATAAAAATATCTACAATTTCAAATGCAACAGAAGACGAAGAAAAGATTCTAGATGCTATTTCATATTTCATACCTGACGTAATCGACGAAGAAGATATAGATATGGAAGTAATTGAAACAGAGGGCTGTTTTGGTAATCCAATAAACATATACTCTGCTAAACTTAAAAATAAGAAAGCAAAAATCACTTACGACTACATAATAAATATGTTAAAACAAAATGAAAAGAATGTCGAAAATTTAAAAAACGATGTAGATTTGAGAATTGAGAAAAATGCTTTATATTTAAGGTTTGACAAGCAAAAAGCCTATTTAAATGAATGTATTCTTTCAGATGGTGACGACACTGTGAGAGTTTTAATAAAATTCAAGCTTTTCAAACCAAGTGGGAAAGAGGAAGAAGTTAAAAGAATAATTTTAGAGCGTTTAGATTCTAAATCTGTATTTTAA
- a CDS encoding rubredoxin: MAVWQCTVCGYKYDEDKEKKKFEDLSPDCKCPVCGAKKEMFKKL, translated from the coding sequence ATGGCAGTTTGGCAATGTACTGTTTGTGGATACAAATACGATGAGGATAAGGAAAAGAAGAAATTTGAAGACCTTTCACCAGATTGTAAATGTCCTGTTTGCGGTGCAAAAAAAGAAATGTTTAAAAAATTATAA
- a CDS encoding respiratory chain complex I subunit 1 family protein codes for MVLLQELASILGIPLIAFAISTWIPGIQRKIQARIQQRKGPSLASIGYWGFFKALYKQTITPVSSMPGLYHFMPILSFLVIWVILAMTSLTHFHILSNEIGIVGLLKIEEMTYIIMGALSSTVMGIRMPFEDICKGGKGKLCIRTTLEQLGAVRAFKMITVGSFPFYIATLLPFIPQGSIMLNTVVGNTFLFSLGGILGAIAYFIGYIIMLKEYPFSIMHTKADVLEGPTMELSGRYRAIYLAVREMLMITLGSLFATLYLGIAPDLLNPITVVLNFAVALIFPLSASVISAYTPVLTFKQVYPLSLLGTVIGLIGLVLAIMGI; via the coding sequence ATGGTATTATTACAAGAATTGGCATCAATTTTGGGAATTCCCTTAATTGCATTTGCAATATCAACGTGGATACCAGGTATTCAAAGAAAAATTCAAGCCAGAATTCAACAACGGAAAGGTCCATCTTTGGCTTCTATAGGCTATTGGGGATTTTTTAAGGCTCTTTATAAACAAACAATAACACCTGTTTCGAGTATGCCCGGGTTATATCATTTTATGCCAATTTTAAGCTTTTTAGTAATATGGGTTATTTTGGCGATGACTTCTTTAACCCATTTCCATATATTGTCAAATGAAATAGGTATCGTAGGTCTATTAAAAATCGAAGAAATGACCTATATCATCATGGGCGCACTATCTTCAACGGTTATGGGAATTAGAATGCCTTTTGAAGATATCTGTAAAGGTGGAAAAGGTAAATTATGTATAAGGACAACTTTAGAGCAACTGGGTGCAGTCAGGGCTTTTAAAATGATAACTGTGGGTTCATTTCCATTTTATATCGCTACATTGCTACCTTTCATACCTCAAGGTTCTATAATGCTGAACACAGTTGTAGGAAACACCTTTTTATTTAGCTTAGGCGGTATACTAGGAGCTATAGCTTACTTTATCGGCTATATAATAATGTTAAAGGAGTATCCATTTTCAATAATGCACACAAAGGCAGATGTATTGGAAGGTCCTACAATGGAGCTTTCTGGAAGATATCGAGCAATATATCTCGCAGTTAGGGAGATGTTAATGATAACCTTGGGAAGTCTCTTTGCAACATTATATTTAGGAATTGCACCGGATTTATTAAACCCAATAACGGTAGTTTTAAACTTTGCAGTAGCCTTAATATTCCCTTTATCTGCGTCAGTAATTAGTGCATATACTCCAGTTTTGACATTTAAGCAAGTTTATCCTTTATCCCTTTTAGGAACTGTAATTGGATTAATTGGACTCGTTCTAGCAATAATGGGCATTTAA
- the hypA gene encoding hydrogenase maturation nickel metallochaperone HypA produces the protein MHELSYATSILNSLLEAVENQKELGRKPLKVSEINLEVGELTLIQMEQLKFAFEVIAEDTICNGMKFNVEYIKPRIHCKDCGYEGDVVPKDEIGVYCPKCNSMRLKIKGGKEFNIKNAIIEFDDEE, from the coding sequence ATGCACGAATTATCATACGCTACTTCAATATTAAATTCACTCTTAGAAGCTGTCGAAAATCAAAAAGAACTAGGTAGAAAGCCCTTGAAAGTTTCAGAAATAAACCTGGAAGTCGGAGAATTAACTTTAATACAAATGGAACAGTTAAAGTTTGCTTTTGAGGTAATTGCTGAAGATACAATATGCAATGGTATGAAATTTAATGTAGAGTATATTAAACCTCGAATACATTGTAAAGATTGTGGTTATGAGGGTGACGTAGTGCCAAAAGACGAAATTGGTGTTTATTGCCCAAAATGTAATAGCATGCGTCTTAAAATAAAAGGTGGGAAAGAATTCAACATAAAAAATGCAATAATCGAATTTGATGACGAAGAATAA
- a CDS encoding MJ0307 family thioredoxin, with translation MIKVEVFSSPSCPHCPAAKRVVEQVVKEMDGIEVVHINVMEHPEKAIELGIMAVPAIAIGGDVVFVGAPSVEDFKEKLLEKINSEE, from the coding sequence ATGATAAAGGTAGAAGTTTTTTCATCCCCAAGTTGCCCACATTGTCCAGCAGCTAAAAGAGTAGTTGAACAAGTAGTTAAAGAAATGGATGGCATTGAAGTAGTGCATATAAATGTAATGGAACATCCTGAAAAAGCAATTGAGTTGGGTATAATGGCCGTTCCGGCAATTGCAATTGGTGGAGATGTTGTATTTGTAGGTGCACCATCTGTTGAAGATTTTAAAGAGAAATTACTTGAAAAAATTAATAGTGAAGAATAA
- a CDS encoding MnhB domain-containing protein — translation MRNIITRDIAVFLSFLFFGVAILYSIFNINVVEGVNAVYTSNYVIPNFVTAVLFDWRAFDTLGECLILVTSVMVTGMVFGRGMYNTDFLKSLFCEDTQDGQNAKYKNDENPDLGFTSIIKVITMPLSVIIMVLGIVTILAGHITPGGGFQGGALISVAYILGIIGYGTKSPIGFTHHFLEKLETFGALFFMIMGALGIFVSGYYLLNVSVLNGVSLFPSPQNMGAVGLIPYLNIAVGFKVLAGLSSISLLLSTKKIFTNSSGLKSSNS, via the coding sequence TTGAGAAATATTATAACAAGAGATATTGCAGTATTTTTATCGTTTTTATTCTTTGGAGTTGCCATATTGTACTCTATATTTAATATTAACGTGGTAGAAGGCGTAAATGCAGTTTATACTAGTAATTATGTTATCCCCAACTTTGTAACTGCAGTATTATTTGATTGGAGAGCTTTTGATACATTAGGTGAGTGTTTAATCTTAGTAACTTCTGTTATGGTAACGGGAATGGTTTTTGGAAGGGGTATGTACAATACCGACTTTTTAAAGTCTTTATTCTGTGAAGATACTCAAGATGGTCAAAATGCCAAATATAAGAATGATGAAAACCCTGATTTGGGATTTACTTCAATAATAAAAGTTATTACGATGCCTTTAAGTGTAATAATCATGGTTTTAGGTATTGTAACCATATTAGCGGGTCATATAACCCCTGGCGGCGGTTTTCAAGGTGGTGCTTTAATTTCAGTAGCTTACATCTTGGGAATAATTGGTTATGGCACAAAATCCCCTATTGGGTTTACCCATCACTTTTTAGAGAAATTGGAGACTTTCGGTGCCTTATTTTTCATGATAATGGGTGCATTAGGAATTTTTGTATCTGGTTATTACCTACTAAATGTTTCAGTACTTAACGGCGTCTCTTTATTCCCTTCGCCTCAAAATATGGGTGCGGTTGGACTGATACCTTATCTGAATATTGCAGTAGGTTTTAAGGTTTTAGCGGGCTTATCTTCAATTTCCCTGCTTTTAAGCACTAAAAAAATATTTACGAATAGTTCTGGTTTAAAAAGTTCTAATTCTTAA
- a CDS encoding NADH-quinone oxidoreductase subunit B family protein, translated as MLKEISRKKCIHVMLVYTGGCNGCDIEVVNCVLSPFYDVEQYNVFLTWNPREADILIVTGCVTKATTAALKKIYEEMPNPKAVVAAGACALMGGVYGNIGADLGTSDFIDGPVKNIIPVDVNVPGCPPRPEDVITGVVKALPKLLEK; from the coding sequence ATGTTAAAAGAAATAAGTAGAAAAAAATGTATCCATGTAATGTTAGTTTATACGGGCGGTTGCAATGGTTGCGATATAGAAGTTGTAAACTGTGTATTGTCCCCATTTTATGACGTTGAGCAATATAATGTTTTTTTAACATGGAATCCTCGTGAAGCAGATATTTTAATTGTCACAGGCTGTGTTACAAAAGCTACAACTGCCGCTTTGAAAAAGATATATGAAGAAATGCCTAACCCTAAAGCTGTGGTAGCAGCAGGTGCTTGCGCATTAATGGGCGGGGTTTATGGAAATATTGGAGCTGATTTGGGTACCTCTGACTTTATCGATGGACCTGTTAAAAATATAATACCTGTGGATGTAAATGTCCCAGGATGTCCCCCAAGACCTGAAGATGTAATCACAGGGGTAGTCAAAGCACTTCCAAAATTATTAGAGAAATAA
- a CDS encoding 50S ribosomal protein L15e gives MSMYKHIQEAWKKPAESYVKDLQWARMQDWRKEPTVVRLEKPTRIDRARNLGYKAKQGVIVVRVAVRRGGLRKPRPKHSKKPATLAVKKITMAKSIQRIAEERAAKKYPNMEVLNSYWVGEDGKRKWFEVILVDVNCPTIKNDKKYSFLADGTNKNRVYRGLTSAGKKGRGLMYKGKGAEKVRPGVRANQKKTK, from the coding sequence ATGAGTATGTACAAACATATCCAAGAAGCATGGAAAAAACCTGCTGAATCATATGTTAAAGACTTACAATGGGCAAGAATGCAAGATTGGAGAAAAGAACCAACAGTTGTAAGATTAGAAAAACCTACAAGAATCGACAGAGCAAGAAACTTAGGTTACAAGGCAAAACAAGGAGTTATTGTAGTTAGAGTTGCTGTAAGAAGAGGAGGTTTAAGAAAACCAAGACCAAAACACTCTAAAAAACCAGCAACATTAGCAGTTAAGAAAATTACAATGGCAAAATCAATTCAAAGAATTGCTGAGGAAAGAGCTGCTAAAAAATACCCTAACATGGAAGTTTTAAACTCATACTGGGTAGGCGAAGACGGTAAAAGAAAATGGTTCGAAGTAATCTTAGTTGATGTAAACTGTCCAACCATCAAAAACGATAAGAAGTACAGCTTCTTAGCTGACGGAACCAACAAGAATAGAGTTTACAGAGGATTAACCTCAGCAGGTAAAAAAGGTAGAGGTCTTATGTACAAAGGTAAAGGTGCTGAAAAAGTAAGACCTGGCGTAAGAGCTAACCAAAAGAAAACAAAATAA
- a CDS encoding ATP-binding cassette domain-containing protein, translating into MSIVVKNLTKKYDDGKIALNNVSFEVEPKKVLGIIGKSGAGKTTLIRILRGSEKFNEGSIEVFGKKENLRDVTAIHLQRNFALWAEPAINNIIRKLHAIREQSDESLPIEEDMPEYTEKAIEILKLVGLEDKANTFSNILSGGEKQRLIMGRQLAKIYEKGEGVLLLDEPVTMSCPASKKMILEIINNARKKLNITVILTSHLPEIHKYLCDECILLENGEIKSKGKPDEIVDEFLKDMNEEYVKKNSLNSEKEAKELIYEVKDISKRYFVINGGETLNLKNISFEVQKGEILSILGASGTGKSVLLRILGGLELPDTGEILLKGIDLSHFGWERMNLRSKMGIMHQEFSLAHYSTVGELLKYRRNIKSSKVLLDAKEKAKMYEIPETVVDALYQLLDLPDTERNNKLEKLGISQKILLSLFNASEEDIYSYDKLMNALDLDSEILNKKPGELSGGQRVRVAIALQLVNQPEILLLDEPFGDLDPITLRDVSNYLKKINDMYGTTIVLISHHIEFIKEISDRAILIDNGTIDSEGKPDEICEKFIEKSTLKFCK; encoded by the coding sequence ATGAGTATTGTAGTTAAAAATTTAACAAAAAAATATGATGATGGGAAAATAGCCTTAAATAATGTTAGTTTTGAAGTGGAACCTAAAAAAGTACTTGGAATTATTGGTAAATCAGGAGCGGGGAAAACTACCTTAATCAGAATATTAAGAGGCTCTGAAAAATTCAACGAAGGAAGTATTGAAGTTTTTGGGAAAAAGGAAAACTTAAGGGATGTAACTGCGATACACTTGCAAAGGAACTTTGCACTATGGGCAGAACCTGCTATAAACAATATTATAAGAAAATTACACGCAATTCGCGAACAATCTGACGAAAGTTTACCTATAGAAGAAGACATGCCAGAATATACTGAAAAAGCTATAGAAATACTTAAATTAGTAGGTTTAGAAGACAAAGCAAATACTTTTTCTAATATATTAAGTGGTGGAGAAAAACAGCGTTTAATAATGGGTAGACAGCTAGCTAAAATCTATGAAAAAGGAGAAGGGGTTTTATTATTAGATGAACCTGTTACAATGTCCTGCCCTGCATCTAAAAAGATGATATTGGAGATTATAAACAATGCAAGGAAAAAATTGAATATTACTGTAATATTAACTTCACACTTGCCTGAAATACACAAATATCTTTGCGATGAGTGTATATTACTAGAAAATGGAGAAATTAAATCAAAAGGAAAACCTGATGAAATAGTTGATGAATTTTTGAAGGATATGAATGAAGAATATGTAAAGAAAAATTCATTAAATTCAGAAAAGGAAGCAAAGGAATTAATATACGAAGTTAAAGATATTTCAAAAAGATATTTTGTAATAAATGGTGGAGAAACCTTAAATTTGAAAAATATATCTTTTGAAGTGCAAAAAGGAGAAATTCTATCAATACTAGGAGCTAGTGGTACTGGAAAGTCAGTATTACTCAGAATACTTGGCGGTTTAGAACTACCCGATACTGGAGAAATACTCCTAAAAGGAATAGACTTATCCCATTTTGGTTGGGAAAGAATGAATTTACGTTCAAAAATGGGTATTATGCACCAAGAGTTTTCATTGGCTCATTATTCCACAGTAGGTGAATTATTAAAATATAGAAGAAATATCAAAAGCTCTAAAGTATTATTGGATGCAAAAGAAAAGGCTAAAATGTATGAAATCCCTGAAACAGTTGTGGATGCACTTTATCAGCTTTTAGATTTACCCGATACTGAAAGAAACAACAAACTTGAAAAATTGGGAATATCTCAGAAGATATTGTTATCCTTATTTAATGCTTCAGAAGAAGATATTTATTCATATGATAAATTAATGAATGCTTTAGATTTAGATTCTGAAATATTAAATAAAAAACCTGGTGAATTAAGTGGCGGTCAAAGAGTTAGAGTTGCAATTGCCCTTCAATTGGTTAATCAGCCGGAAATATTATTATTAGACGAACCTTTTGGAGATTTAGACCCTATAACATTACGAGATGTTTCAAACTATTTAAAAAAGATAAATGACATGTATGGTACTACCATTGTATTAATAAGTCACCATATTGAATTTATTAAAGAAATAAGCGATAGAGCGATACTTATTGATAATGGAACTATTGATTCTGAAGGAAAACCTGATGAAATTTGCGAGAAATTTATAGAAAAAAGTACATTAAAATTCTGCAAATAG
- a CDS encoding 4Fe-4S binding protein, producing the protein MDSEVRELSKIFISGFYRNLERIILGTGRYTSKEMTESILKGIELPENVLKDICIGCGGCANACPTKAITMEEIAPIKLTEEYSKESIPVIDAEKCVFCLYCHDFCPIFALFNEVSPIHPRHVGDSKEIKIDVSKVLERPVEISEDKIQSIMKILSINLDNIVKNKKKMK; encoded by the coding sequence ATGGACTCGGAAGTTAGGGAATTATCGAAAATATTTATTTCTGGATTTTATCGTAATTTAGAACGTATAATTTTAGGTACTGGGAGATATACTTCAAAAGAAATGACTGAAAGTATTTTAAAAGGTATTGAATTACCAGAAAATGTTTTAAAAGACATATGTATAGGTTGTGGTGGTTGTGCAAATGCTTGCCCGACTAAAGCCATTACAATGGAAGAAATTGCACCTATTAAATTAACTGAAGAATATTCAAAAGAGTCCATACCAGTAATTGATGCTGAAAAATGTGTATTCTGCTTATATTGTCATGATTTTTGTCCTATATTCGCTTTATTTAATGAAGTTTCCCCTATACACCCAAGACACGTGGGAGATTCTAAGGAAATAAAAATAGACGTTTCAAAAGTCCTTGAAAGACCAGTTGAAATTTCTGAAGATAAGATTCAATCAATTATGAAGATATTGTCAATTAATTTAGATAATATTGTAAAAAATAAGAAAAAAATGAAATAA
- the ehbF gene encoding energy conserving hydrogenase EhbF, whose translation MNLLPLLVVFPMFMAIVLNFLHGKDKLIKYSSIALAIILMVLPFIPNYGFYFFGNHGLVETMTSGIAYLFNPAKQLILIVLTLIASLTLISSAGEKQSGLVTSLVLMGLASVTAVVLSEDLFNMYVFYEITAISQTGLLLSTGTENSYKSALRYLIMGNFAGSILLLGIGLLLSISGTLFIPEIHAQLLANPTNPVIYGGALMLIIGLCYGSGLPPFHTIKSEVYSGAKPFISAVLQTFSKFVLVALMLLLFKLFYGLPLFGNLQVLLIVISILGMVFGVVMALLQTDYRKLLSYHAISQGGYVAAGLALGTPLGFVAGVFHAINHVIYKSALFLGAHIVSNENKTSKLDKLGNLLPVMPFVAFMVLCAKLAISGVPPFNGFQSKLLLAEASINANLPELTIIMIVVSIGTFVSMMKAFYMIYLKPNGLKDIEELKKDYNNPMLKYPKFSLLILTILCIVLGIFPEIVTNTLYNSFDNFLSTL comes from the coding sequence ATGAATTTACTTCCATTATTGGTAGTCTTCCCTATGTTCATGGCAATTGTGTTAAATTTTTTACATGGAAAGGATAAATTAATTAAATATTCCTCAATAGCATTAGCAATAATCCTTATGGTATTACCGTTTATTCCAAATTATGGATTCTATTTCTTTGGAAACCATGGATTGGTAGAAACCATGACATCAGGTATTGCATATTTGTTCAATCCGGCTAAGCAGCTTATTTTAATCGTACTTACATTAATAGCCTCGCTAACTTTAATATCCTCTGCAGGTGAAAAACAGAGTGGTTTAGTTACTTCTCTGGTTTTAATGGGTTTAGCAAGCGTTACAGCAGTTGTTTTATCTGAAGATTTATTTAACATGTATGTATTTTATGAGATAACCGCAATATCTCAAACAGGACTTTTATTATCTACAGGAACTGAAAATTCCTATAAATCAGCTCTTAGATACCTTATAATGGGTAATTTCGCAGGTTCTATATTACTTTTAGGAATTGGGTTATTGCTTTCAATATCTGGAACGCTGTTTATTCCGGAAATCCATGCTCAATTATTGGCTAATCCAACTAATCCTGTAATATATGGCGGTGCTTTAATGTTGATAATCGGACTTTGTTATGGTAGTGGTTTACCTCCTTTCCACACTATAAAATCCGAAGTATACTCCGGAGCAAAGCCTTTTATCTCGGCAGTATTGCAAACATTCTCTAAATTTGTATTAGTTGCACTCATGCTGTTATTGTTTAAATTATTCTATGGTTTACCATTATTTGGAAATTTGCAAGTGTTATTAATTGTAATTTCAATCTTGGGAATGGTATTTGGCGTGGTAATGGCACTTTTACAAACTGACTATAGGAAATTACTTTCATATCACGCAATAAGTCAAGGTGGCTACGTAGCAGCAGGTTTAGCTTTAGGAACACCATTAGGGTTTGTTGCAGGGGTATTTCATGCCATAAACCACGTTATTTATAAAAGTGCTCTTTTCTTAGGGGCTCATATCGTATCAAATGAAAATAAAACTAGTAAATTAGATAAATTGGGCAATTTATTACCTGTAATGCCATTTGTAGCTTTTATGGTGCTTTGTGCAAAATTAGCGATAAGTGGTGTACCACCATTCAATGGTTTCCAAAGTAAATTATTATTGGCAGAAGCTTCTATAAACGCAAATTTGCCTGAATTAACAATTATTATGATAGTAGTTAGTATTGGAACTTTTGTATCAATGATGAAAGCCTTCTATATGATATATTTAAAACCAAATGGATTAAAAGACATTGAAGAGCTTAAAAAAGATTATAATAACCCCATGTTAAAATACCCTAAGTTTTCATTGCTTATATTGACAATTTTGTGCATAGTATTGGGTATTTTCCCAGAAATTGTCACAAATACGTTATATAATTCATTTGATAATTTTTTAAGTACTTTATAA